The following is a genomic window from Novipirellula aureliae.
TCGCTTCCAAATGTCGTTCACCGGTTCGTCCAAGCGGGAGCGGATGGATTGGTTCTGTTCAATCGATACTTAGCGCCCGATATCGACTTGGAGTCATTGACATTTGAGCCAGCGTTGCAACTCAGTTCACCAGAGGAATTACGTGTAGCGCTGCGTTGGATTGCGATCCTCCGCGATCAAGTGGACGCTTCCTTTTGCGCAACCGGTGGTGTTCATCGTGTCGCCGATGTCGTCAAGTCGCTGTTAGTCGGTTCGGATGCTGTCATGGTTGCGTCGTCATTGCTTCAATGTGGACGTAGCCATTTGACCGAGCTAAGAACGGGCTTGGAGTCTTGGCTGAAAGAGCACGAATACGAGTCGGTCGAGCAAATCAAAGGGAGTATGAGCATGAAGAACTGTTCGAACCCCGAGGGATTGAATCGAGCGAACTACATGAAGGCGCTGACGTCTTACACGCGTTCACTTTAGTCGCCATTCGCTACGCGAAAGTTGAATTTTTTCGTAGTCGCAAAGCGACGGTAGGGAATAGCCTCGACGCAAGTCCGAGGAAATGGATCGAAACCGCGACTAACGTCCCGAAAGGGACGACAGGCTCCTCCATCCGCTATCGCCTCAATTGTCGCTCTGCTCTCCGAGCGGAACGACATTGTTTTTCGATCTAGGACTGTTTCTTCAAAACATCTTCGACCCAACTTCGAGCACGCATCATGGTTGGAAAGCCAATCGTTGGTCCGGAAAGCAGGGCAACGTGACGCAGATCATCAGCCGAACAGCCTGCTGCGAGTGCTTTTCGGCAATGCGAATGGGAGCCACCTTCTAGGCCAGCGGCGATGGAGATGCTTAGCTTGACGAGTGCAACTTCGCGATCCGATAATGGCCCGGCTTCCGCTGCCGCTTGGCCATACGCTTCGTACGCCTGCATCAAAGCAGGATGATCCGAGTGCATTTGTTTATAGGGACGAGGAATCATGATCGTTTTCCTTGGCGATTTCAGTGCGAAACATTCAGTGCGAAACATTCGGGGCACAGCTTATCCCAATCCTAACAATTTCCGATACACGTCGGATGTAGCTTTCGCCATCGCGCGATCAGAAAAGCAGCCTTTTTGCCGACGGAACGCAGCCTCGGACATCGTCCGCCAATCGATCTCGCCGCTAACCAGCGTTCGGATTTTATCAGCCAGACGGATCGGATCACGAGGCTCGGCCAACAATCCCTCTACACCGTCATTGACAGCTTCAGGAGTCCCTTCGACTCGAGTCGCGATCACTGGCACGGCTGCCGCCATCGCTTCGAGCACGACCATCGGCAAACCCTCGCCATAGAGGCTAGGCAGCACCATCGCATCCATCTTTACCAGTTCCGCTGGCACATCGCTGGTGAACCCCACTCTTTCAATACGATTCTCGAGCCCGAGGCGATGAATGAGCTCTTCGATCTCTGATTGGTAGGCGTCGGTTTCGAACGGACCGACAATGCGAAGCACAACATCAAGTCCCTCGCGTGCGAGCCGAGCAAGCGCTTCGAGAACGATCTCCAAACCTTTTCGTGGGCGCATCAATGCGACCATCCCCAAAACCCATCGTCCGCCCGGCTCCGGCACCCTCGTTCGCTCAGGCCGAATCGTCGGTACACCATTGTGAACGACCGTCACCTTTCTCTCATCCGCTCCTTGGGCAATTGCTTCGCAGCAGAGACTTTCGGATACCGTGATCAAATGCGAACAGCCATACAGAGAGAGTTTTTCGATGTTGTCGTTGATTCGATTCGACCATCGGTTGGACGAATCGCGGGCTGCTGGGCTATGAACGTGATAGACCCATGGAATGCCCGACAGCCGCGAGGCGACCGAAGCAATCATAGCAGAGCGTGGCGTATGGGCATGAAGCAAATCGTAACGGTAGGCTCGCACAAGATCTCGAACTCGAAACGCCGAACGCAGGTCGAATCGGTTTTGCATTTTCGCCAAATGGCAACGTCCCCAATCGCCGCCGTTCTCCTTGAGTACTTGCGGGAACTTTCCCGGTTTAATGCAGACGAAATCGGCTGTGATTCCGAACTCGGGTAAACAGCGTCCCAGATGGGATTGGACTCGCTCGGCACCCGCAAAGTGTTCGCCGTTGATGACATGAAGTACCTTGGCGACAATCGGCTTGTTAGGCCCTACATTGGGATTCAAGTCAGAAGTGGCTAGCTCGCTCGTGATACTATCAATCATGGTTTGTTCTATTGGAGGCTGATCTCGGAAACGTTCCACCCAACTGTGGGTCATTTTCATGGTGGAGGCATCCACCAAACCGCTCGATCGATCGGTGCAGGCAGCACCGTGTAGCGATCATTCCGTTTATCGTGGTCGATCCTCGAATACGCGGTGTGAAGTGGTGTTATCGAGTGCCGAA
Proteins encoded in this region:
- a CDS encoding glycosyltransferase family 4 protein, with amino-acid sequence MIDSITSELATSDLNPNVGPNKPIVAKVLHVINGEHFAGAERVQSHLGRCLPEFGITADFVCIKPGKFPQVLKENGGDWGRCHLAKMQNRFDLRSAFRVRDLVRAYRYDLLHAHTPRSAMIASVASRLSGIPWVYHVHSPAARDSSNRWSNRINDNIEKLSLYGCSHLITVSESLCCEAIAQGADERKVTVVHNGVPTIRPERTRVPEPGGRWVLGMVALMRPRKGLEIVLEALARLAREGLDVVLRIVGPFETDAYQSEIEELIHRLGLENRIERVGFTSDVPAELVKMDAMVLPSLYGEGLPMVVLEAMAAAVPVIATRVEGTPEAVNDGVEGLLAEPRDPIRLADKIRTLVSGEIDWRTMSEAAFRRQKGCFSDRAMAKATSDVYRKLLGLG
- a CDS encoding carboxymuconolactone decarboxylase family protein; the encoded protein is MIPRPYKQMHSDHPALMQAYEAYGQAAAEAGPLSDREVALVKLSISIAAGLEGGSHSHCRKALAAGCSADDLRHVALLSGPTIGFPTMMRARSWVEDVLKKQS